A portion of the Paucilactobacillus hokkaidonensis JCM 18461 genome contains these proteins:
- a CDS encoding acyltransferase → MSKKRFVYIDIVNIIATFFVLELHSSQAFFYVKSSSSIYLQTKLIQIIFIPAVLLFFMISGAMLLDYRNRQSTITFLKKRFFRVVIPLFSWSVIWYVFDIFWAANPGPMRHLDPSLIDFIKGLFLNNINNIFWFFYIIIALYLVTPIFSQLAVSKKYNLLFAVVCVYFFVNCILVFFVQIFKINIDLENVVQPLMSSSYLGYFLLGYLIHKNYFNVKQENLFMVFGFLSLMIALFFGFYAPSLKTTSTTGLLVFLYSAALMICIKRISGRIIFSEKWVRLLTRISATNLGVYLMHPFFIKLFDKIFFINENNWIHIYLFPFLVYIVCVGVTLMGKKIPIVKYIFP, encoded by the coding sequence TTGAGTAAAAAGAGATTTGTCTATATTGATATAGTGAACATTATTGCAACCTTTTTTGTCTTAGAATTGCACTCTTCGCAAGCATTTTTTTATGTAAAGAGTAGTTCTTCAATTTATTTACAGACTAAATTAATTCAAATTATTTTTATTCCTGCAGTGTTACTCTTTTTTATGATATCTGGTGCGATGTTATTAGACTATCGTAATCGTCAATCTACCATAACCTTTTTAAAGAAAAGGTTTTTTCGTGTGGTTATTCCCTTATTTAGTTGGAGTGTCATCTGGTATGTTTTTGATATCTTCTGGGCTGCTAACCCTGGTCCCATGAGACATCTTGATCCTAGTTTGATCGATTTTATTAAGGGGCTATTCTTAAATAATATTAATAATATTTTTTGGTTTTTCTATATTATCATAGCTCTGTATCTAGTAACACCAATTTTTTCCCAATTAGCGGTTTCAAAAAAATATAATTTATTATTTGCAGTGGTTTGTGTTTATTTTTTTGTTAATTGCATATTAGTTTTCTTCGTTCAAATTTTTAAAATTAATATTGATTTGGAGAATGTAGTGCAACCGTTAATGAGTTCGTCGTATTTAGGCTATTTTTTGTTAGGTTATTTAATTCACAAAAACTATTTTAATGTTAAGCAGGAAAATCTATTTATGGTTTTTGGCTTTTTGTCTTTGATGATTGCACTTTTTTTTGGATTTTACGCTCCTTCTTTAAAAACGACTTCGACTACTGGATTGCTAGTATTTTTGTATTCAGCAGCATTAATGATTTGCATAAAAAGAATATCTGGCAGAATTATTTTTAGTGAGAAATGGGTTAGGTTGTTGACGCGTATTTCGGCTACAAACCTGGGAGTATATTTAATGCATCCTTTTTTCATAAAACTTTTTGACAAGATTTTTTTTATTAATGAAAACAATTGGATTCATATTTATCTTTTCCCTTTTTTAGTTTATATTGTTTGTGTTGGTGTTACTTTGATGGGGAAAAAGATACCAATTGTGAAGTATATTTTTCCTTAA
- a CDS encoding AI-2E family transporter: MKRERFDNYRLLFWTLEILALASLVFVSTKIQFIFKPFLTFISVVFVPLIIAGFLFYMLNPLVKVMTKLKLGRIRLNRSFASLLVVLLLVLIVIGGIGFLIPPVVSEISQLVKSLPDVASNMQQTLTNLINHSFLKDIDISTYVKKVDSQLGKYSQIFLEGLSSSIGSVIGTITNLTVVAITVPVMLFYMLKDGHKLIPGIQRFVSVKHADEVQGLLTRMSTTLSSYISGQVIECLFVGVFTTIGYFIIGQPLALVLGIVAGMANIIPYVGPYIGIAPALVVSLTMAPGRIIWVIVVVVVVQQVDGNIIYPNIIGKSLKIHPLTIIVLLLAAGHIAGIAGMILCIPFYAVVRTMVQYFWSIYQLSREENK; the protein is encoded by the coding sequence ATGAAGAGAGAACGTTTTGATAATTATAGATTATTATTTTGGACATTAGAGATACTTGCACTTGCCTCATTAGTATTTGTATCTACAAAAATTCAGTTTATCTTTAAACCGTTTTTAACATTTATTTCGGTAGTTTTTGTTCCATTAATTATTGCAGGCTTCCTTTTCTACATGTTAAATCCACTTGTTAAGGTGATGACAAAGTTAAAGCTGGGGCGGATCAGATTAAATCGTTCCTTTGCAAGTTTATTAGTGGTTTTGTTGTTAGTCTTAATTGTAATTGGTGGAATTGGTTTTTTAATTCCGCCGGTTGTAAGTGAAATTTCACAATTAGTAAAAAGTTTGCCTGATGTTGCTTCAAACATGCAACAAACTTTAACTAACTTGATCAATCATTCTTTTTTGAAGGACATTGATATTAGTACGTATGTTAAAAAGGTTGATTCACAACTTGGTAAGTACTCACAGATCTTTTTAGAGGGTTTGTCCAGTAGCATTGGTTCAGTAATTGGTACAATTACTAATTTAACCGTTGTGGCCATCACAGTACCTGTAATGTTATTTTATATGCTTAAGGATGGGCATAAACTTATTCCAGGTATCCAACGGTTTGTTTCTGTCAAACACGCCGACGAAGTCCAAGGTCTATTAACCAGAATGAGCACTACTTTATCATCGTATATTTCTGGTCAAGTGATTGAGTGCTTATTTGTGGGAGTGTTTACCACAATTGGCTATTTTATAATCGGACAACCCTTGGCGTTAGTTTTAGGGATTGTTGCTGGTATGGCCAATATTATTCCCTATGTGGGACCGTATATTGGTATTGCACCTGCCTTAGTCGTTTCATTAACTATGGCTCCAGGGAGAATTATCTGGGTAATTGTCGTTGTTGTGGTAGTCCAGCAAGTAGATGGCAATATTATCTATCCTAATATTATCGGTAAATCGCTGAAAATCCATCCACTGACAATCATCGTATTATTATTAGCGGCAGGGCATATTGCAGGTATTGCTGGAATGATTTTGTGCATTCCGTTTTATGCAGTTGTTCGTACTATGGTGCAATATTTTTGGAGTATATATCAGCTTAGTCGTGAAGAAAATAAATAA
- a CDS encoding LCP family protein: MDHQETRASRHNNNHGKPKRHWIRWVIGIIAILLVAAGGYEYYKIHNAAEGIFSSGNNKVSQKLKDGKPVSVLLMGLDTGAIGRGNSGGNTDTLELVTVNPKKETITMTSIPRDTLVKLKTSKGTDYVKINAAYSIGGPKKTQKAVAELLHVPIDYYAIVNMGVLEKVVNAVGGVDVDNPFKFTYEGHTFKKGKQHLNGTNALKYSRMRYDDPNNDYGRQKRQQQIIKAVIKELKSASSVTAINTILDAAKKGIRTNVPINAVATLYANYHTAMNTVKTYHFEGKNATISGTSFQIAVPKEINRVSKLVRTALGLKFSKVTNNETKLYNMQTNYDGYNNVDFVLPNGASYNDAGSGSSTSTGTSSSTGASSTGTGTTYGTSTAGTGYSSYTGTGTGTTNSTVSSPTGGTTETVPAN, encoded by the coding sequence ATGGATCATCAAGAAACCAGAGCAAGCAGGCATAATAATAACCATGGCAAACCAAAACGTCACTGGATTAGATGGGTTATTGGCATTATTGCCATTCTGCTGGTGGCAGCCGGAGGCTATGAATATTACAAAATTCATAACGCAGCTGAAGGAATTTTCAGTAGTGGTAATAATAAAGTTAGTCAAAAACTAAAGGATGGTAAACCCGTCTCCGTCCTACTAATGGGATTGGACACTGGTGCAATTGGCCGTGGTAACTCTGGTGGTAATACAGATACGCTGGAGTTAGTCACAGTCAATCCTAAAAAAGAGACAATTACGATGACCAGCATTCCTCGGGATACCCTGGTCAAACTAAAGACCTCCAAGGGAACCGACTACGTCAAGATCAATGCGGCCTATTCAATTGGTGGACCTAAGAAAACACAAAAAGCAGTCGCTGAACTACTGCATGTGCCGATCGATTACTACGCCATCGTTAACATGGGCGTACTGGAAAAGGTTGTCAATGCTGTTGGTGGAGTTGATGTTGATAATCCATTCAAATTTACCTACGAAGGGCATACGTTCAAAAAAGGAAAGCAACACTTAAATGGTACCAATGCGTTGAAATATTCTCGAATGCGTTATGATGATCCCAACAATGATTATGGTCGTCAAAAACGGCAACAACAAATTATTAAGGCTGTCATTAAAGAGCTTAAGTCTGCCAGCTCTGTTACAGCAATTAATACCATTCTAGATGCCGCTAAAAAAGGAATTAGGACTAATGTCCCAATTAATGCTGTAGCAACCTTATATGCTAACTATCACACTGCAATGAATACCGTCAAAACATATCATTTTGAAGGTAAGAATGCCACAATTAGTGGAACATCATTCCAGATTGCAGTTCCAAAGGAAATTAACCGAGTTTCTAAACTAGTTCGCACAGCATTAGGATTGAAATTTTCTAAAGTTACCAATAATGAAACTAAGCTTTACAATATGCAAACTAACTATGATGGTTATAATAATGTTGACTTTGTTTTACCTAACGGAGCTTCGTATAATGATGCCGGTAGTGGATCATCTACCAGCACAGGAACAAGTAGTTCAACCGGGGCATCATCTACTGGAACAGGAACAACTTACGGCACCAGTACGGCAGGAACTGGCTACAGTTCATATACAGGTACAGGTACTGGAACAACTAACTCTACCGTTTCATCACCTACTGGCGGTACGACAGAGACCGTCCCAGCAAACTAA